Proteins from a single region of Labedella gwakjiensis:
- a CDS encoding TadA family conjugal transfer-associated ATPase, which yields MIDRFVAVPSFASRGAPFDAPPPPQSAARPSVERLALAAEFGPLARLVAAPEVTDVFVNGGEQVWVDRGDGLERADIGPLTAAESRDLAVRLVALGGRHVDEATPCIDVRLDGGVRVHAVLAPVAPSGALLSIRLPQDRRLDLDTLAAAGMFDRDPAKLDRLVRAVGARTNLLISGAGGSGKTTLLAALLGAAAPDERIVTIEDVAELRIDHPHVVGLQTRQANVEGAGDLGLDRLLRESLRMRPDRLVLGECRGAEVREMLAALNTGHDGGAGTLHANSLDDVPARLEALGALAGMSTAALARQAVSGIGLVLHVEREGGVRRVAAVGRLALADDARLVVRRESW from the coding sequence ATGATCGATCGCTTCGTCGCCGTCCCCTCGTTCGCCTCACGTGGTGCCCCGTTCGACGCCCCGCCGCCACCGCAGTCCGCCGCGCGGCCCTCAGTGGAGAGGCTCGCGCTCGCAGCGGAGTTCGGCCCGCTGGCCCGCCTGGTCGCTGCTCCGGAGGTGACGGACGTGTTCGTCAACGGCGGGGAGCAGGTGTGGGTCGACCGGGGCGATGGGCTCGAGCGGGCGGACATCGGCCCGTTGACGGCTGCGGAGTCCCGAGATCTCGCCGTGCGACTCGTCGCGCTCGGCGGGCGCCACGTCGACGAGGCCACGCCGTGCATCGACGTGCGACTCGACGGCGGTGTTCGGGTGCACGCGGTCCTCGCGCCCGTGGCTCCGTCAGGGGCCCTGCTCTCCATCCGTCTACCGCAGGATCGACGCCTCGATCTCGACACGCTCGCGGCCGCCGGGATGTTCGATCGCGATCCGGCGAAGCTCGACCGGCTCGTGCGCGCCGTCGGCGCGCGGACGAACCTCCTGATCTCCGGCGCGGGCGGCAGCGGCAAGACCACGCTCCTCGCGGCGCTTCTCGGGGCGGCGGCACCGGACGAGCGGATCGTCACGATCGAAGACGTCGCCGAGTTGCGCATCGACCATCCGCACGTCGTGGGTCTGCAGACGCGGCAGGCCAACGTCGAAGGAGCCGGCGACCTCGGGCTCGACCGTCTGTTGCGGGAGTCGCTCCGTATGCGTCCAGACCGGCTCGTGCTCGGCGAGTGCCGAGGCGCCGAGGTTCGCGAGATGCTCGCGGCGCTCAACACGGGCCACGACGGCGGTGCCGGCACGCTCCATGCGAACTCCCTCGACGACGTCCCCGCCCGCCTCGAAGCCCTCGGTGCGCTCGCAGGTATGAGTACGGCGGCCCTCGCGCGTCAGGCCGTGAGCGGCATCGGTCTCGTCCTCCATGTGGAGAGGGAGGGTGGTGTGCGGCGGGTCGCGGCGGTGGGTCGGCTCGCGCTCGCCGATGACGCTCGACTCGTGGTGAGGCGAGAGTCGTGGTGA
- a CDS encoding type II secretion system F family protein, with protein MSERLAVLLAAGVSPSTVWGYLDETDGRSVGERSSIPDRLRDIDRAARRGDDVVAAILAGASTSDQDDAWRGVAAAWAVSTEAGSPVAPAFRAFAGVLRGIERSRRDVEVALAGPVVSSRIVFALPVVAVGLGIALGFDVLGVLFGTVAGMVCLVVGVTLAALAVFWVRHLTARARRADSTPGLRAELVAIAMSGGTSAARAVDLVERTLVRVGLSEEAGGGAGSIERILTLSRRAGVPAAELLRSEAESERLRAATDGAARAARLGSLLLVPLGVCVLPSFLVLGVVPMVLSLLSSTGLSW; from the coding sequence GTGAGCGAACGTCTCGCGGTGCTCCTCGCGGCGGGCGTGTCACCGAGCACCGTGTGGGGCTATCTCGACGAGACCGACGGGCGCTCAGTTGGTGAACGATCGTCGATCCCCGACCGGCTTCGGGACATCGACCGGGCCGCTCGTCGCGGAGACGACGTGGTGGCGGCGATCCTCGCAGGGGCGTCGACGAGCGACCAGGACGACGCCTGGCGCGGCGTCGCCGCGGCCTGGGCCGTCTCGACGGAGGCCGGCTCACCCGTTGCGCCGGCGTTCCGCGCCTTCGCCGGGGTTCTGCGCGGGATCGAGCGATCGCGCCGGGATGTCGAGGTCGCTCTGGCCGGTCCGGTTGTGAGCTCCCGCATCGTGTTCGCCCTGCCAGTGGTCGCCGTCGGACTCGGGATCGCGCTCGGGTTCGACGTGCTCGGTGTCCTCTTCGGGACGGTGGCCGGGATGGTCTGTCTCGTCGTCGGCGTAACGCTCGCCGCCCTGGCCGTCTTCTGGGTGCGCCACCTCACAGCACGGGCCCGCCGCGCCGACTCGACGCCCGGTCTGCGTGCCGAGCTCGTGGCGATCGCGATGTCCGGCGGCACATCGGCCGCACGGGCAGTCGATCTCGTCGAGCGCACGCTGGTCCGCGTGGGCCTCTCTGAAGAGGCGGGAGGGGGAGCAGGGTCCATCGAGCGGATCCTCACGCTCTCCCGTCGCGCGGGGGTCCCCGCCGCCGAGCTCCTGCGCAGCGAGGCGGAGTCCGAACGACTCAGGGCGGCGACCGACGGCGCGGCGCGGGCCGCCCGCCTCGGCTCGCTGCTGCTCGTGCCGCTCGGGGTGTGCGTGCTGCCGTCGTTCCTCGTGCTCGGCGTGGTGCCGATGGTGCTGAGCCTCCTGTCGTCCACCGGCCTGTCGTGGTGA
- a CDS encoding DUF4244 domain-containing protein produces MTIPTIQPLDHVRRGLRRLADEDGAATAEYAITTMAAVAFAGVLVAIMRSGEVRGILTDLVRRALSFDG; encoded by the coding sequence ATGACCATTCCCACCATCCAGCCCCTCGACCACGTGAGACGCGGCCTTCGACGCCTCGCGGACGAGGACGGCGCGGCCACGGCCGAGTACGCGATCACCACCATGGCCGCTGTCGCCTTCGCCGGCGTTCTGGTCGCGATCATGCGATCGGGGGAGGTGCGGGGCATCCTCACCGACCTCGTCCGTCGCGCGCTCTCGTTCGACGGATGA
- a CDS encoding TadE family type IV pilus minor pilin, which produces MTMHNERGSITAEFAVVLPAVLLVLVLCVGSASVAVQRIAVQSAAAAAARAVARGEAGGSAEGAVSRAGGGSVSIRRDGDFVCATVTSEVAFAAARTVGIRVSGSSCALSGEVAE; this is translated from the coding sequence ATGACGATGCACAACGAACGCGGCAGCATCACGGCTGAGTTCGCCGTGGTGCTGCCGGCCGTGCTGCTCGTGCTCGTCCTCTGCGTGGGGAGCGCCTCGGTCGCGGTGCAGCGGATCGCCGTCCAATCGGCGGCAGCGGCTGCGGCGCGTGCCGTCGCTCGTGGCGAGGCCGGCGGATCCGCCGAGGGCGCGGTCTCGCGAGCGGGCGGTGGCAGCGTCAGCATCCGGCGGGACGGCGACTTCGTGTGCGCGACCGTCACATCGGAGGTCGCCTTCGCAGCCGCGCGCACGGTGGGCATTCGCGTGAGCGGCAGCTCGTGCGCGCTCTCCGGCGAGGTCGCGGAGTGA
- a CDS encoding Rv3654c family TadE-like protein, which yields MSRGSASVLAVGLVGVSGLLVAATGAVGYAVATRVALDAAADAAALAAADALAGFVADEPCAVARRAASLNGARLAECDTDGAIVDVVVDTAVMGFHVSSRARAGPADG from the coding sequence GTGAGCCGCGGATCGGCCTCCGTGCTCGCAGTCGGCCTCGTCGGAGTGTCGGGCCTGCTGGTCGCCGCCACCGGTGCCGTCGGGTACGCCGTCGCGACACGCGTCGCGCTCGATGCGGCGGCCGACGCCGCGGCCCTCGCGGCCGCCGATGCGCTGGCCGGCTTCGTCGCGGACGAGCCGTGCGCCGTGGCGCGGCGCGCGGCATCGCTCAACGGGGCGCGACTCGCGGAGTGCGACACAGACGGAGCGATCGTCGACGTCGTCGTCGACACCGCCGTGATGGGCTTTCACGTGTCGTCGCGTGCTCGTGCCGGACCGGCGGACGGGTGA
- the topA gene encoding type I DNA topoisomerase, whose amino-acid sequence MATTKKLVIVESPTKMKSIAGYLGDDYEVLSSVGHIRDLAEPKNLPAELKKGPLGKFAVDVDNGFEPYYVVSEAKKKTVAELKRALKDADELFLATDEDREGEAIAWHLLQVLKPKVPVHRMVFHEITKDAILAAKDNTRQLDESLVDAQETRRILDRIYGYEVSPVLWRKVGPSLSAGRVQSAATRLVVDRERERLAFVAASYWDITTTATPGSETDAFEARLVRLDGTRVATGRDFDDKGTLTAKVTTLDEQSASLLASALAADSSGVHVSKLETKPYSRRPAAPFTTSTLQQEAARKLRFSAKQTMSVAQSLYENGYITYMRTDSPSLSGQAINAARAQAVELYGADSIPDKPRVYTGKSKGAQEAHEAIRPSGENFRSPSSLSSALRGNDFRLYDLIWKRTVASQMADAKGQTATVTIEAPVPEAARSVASLAEFTAAGTVITFRGFLAAYEEGKDEERVADPSKREAKLPELTEGQSLTLTEVDAKGHETSPPPRYTEASLVKALEELGIGRPSTYAAILSTIMDRGYVSQRGQALVPNWIAFSVVRLLEDHFSELVEYDFTASMEEDLDEIAAGRRDRLDWLTSFYFGKDAHRGLRQVIDNLGEIDAREINSVHLTDDITLRIGRYGPYLEVADPDGTPDAETGVVPPRRVNVPEDLAPDELTAEKARELVDAPVVGDRVVGVDPENGKEIVVKTGRFGPYVTEVEPEVASEPDEAPLADAKTGEIIEPAPAASKTATKAKAPAKGKAKAPAKSAAPKPRTASLFSSMSPEEIDIETALKLLSLPRVVGTDPESGAEITAQNGRYGPYLKKGTDSRSLDSEDLIFDIELPAALEIFAQPKYGARRASSALKEFEADPVSGKPIRIRDGRFGPYVTDGETNVTVPKSEKPEDITFEQAVQMLADKRAKGPAKKPARKAPAKKPAARKAPAKKK is encoded by the coding sequence GTGGCCACCACCAAGAAGCTCGTGATCGTCGAGTCCCCGACGAAGATGAAGTCGATCGCGGGGTACCTCGGCGACGACTACGAGGTGCTCTCGAGCGTCGGACACATCCGGGACCTCGCCGAGCCGAAGAACCTCCCGGCCGAGCTCAAGAAGGGTCCGCTCGGCAAGTTCGCCGTGGACGTCGACAACGGCTTCGAGCCCTACTACGTGGTCTCGGAGGCCAAGAAGAAGACGGTCGCCGAACTCAAGCGGGCTCTGAAGGACGCCGACGAACTCTTCCTCGCAACTGATGAGGACCGGGAGGGCGAGGCGATCGCCTGGCACCTCCTGCAGGTGCTGAAGCCGAAGGTGCCCGTTCACCGCATGGTGTTCCACGAGATCACGAAGGACGCGATCCTCGCAGCCAAGGACAACACGCGCCAGCTCGACGAGTCCCTCGTCGACGCCCAGGAGACCCGGCGCATCCTCGACCGCATCTACGGCTACGAGGTCTCGCCCGTCCTCTGGCGCAAGGTCGGCCCGAGTCTGTCCGCCGGCCGCGTCCAGTCCGCCGCGACCCGCCTCGTCGTGGATCGCGAGCGCGAGCGCCTGGCCTTCGTCGCCGCCTCCTACTGGGACATCACCACCACAGCTACTCCGGGCAGCGAGACCGACGCCTTCGAGGCGCGCCTCGTCAGGCTCGACGGCACGCGCGTCGCAACGGGACGCGATTTCGACGACAAGGGAACGCTCACCGCGAAGGTGACGACGCTCGACGAGCAGTCCGCCAGCCTCCTTGCGAGCGCCCTCGCGGCCGACAGCTCGGGCGTGCACGTGTCGAAGCTCGAGACCAAGCCGTACTCGCGTCGACCGGCTGCACCCTTCACGACGTCGACGCTCCAGCAGGAGGCCGCGCGCAAGCTGCGCTTCTCCGCGAAGCAGACGATGAGTGTGGCGCAGTCGCTGTACGAGAACGGGTACATCACCTACATGCGTACCGACTCGCCCTCGCTCTCCGGGCAGGCGATCAACGCGGCTCGCGCGCAGGCCGTCGAGCTCTACGGCGCCGACTCCATCCCGGACAAGCCCCGCGTCTACACGGGTAAGTCGAAGGGCGCCCAGGAGGCGCACGAGGCCATCCGTCCCTCGGGTGAGAACTTCCGTTCGCCGTCCTCGCTCTCCAGTGCGCTGCGCGGGAACGACTTCCGGCTTTACGACCTCATCTGGAAGCGCACCGTCGCGAGCCAGATGGCCGATGCCAAGGGCCAGACGGCCACCGTCACGATCGAGGCCCCCGTGCCCGAGGCCGCACGCAGCGTGGCCTCGCTCGCGGAGTTCACGGCCGCCGGAACCGTCATCACGTTCCGCGGCTTCCTCGCCGCCTACGAGGAGGGCAAGGACGAGGAGCGCGTCGCCGACCCGTCGAAGCGCGAGGCGAAGCTCCCCGAGCTCACGGAGGGTCAGTCGCTCACCCTCACCGAGGTCGATGCGAAGGGCCACGAGACCTCCCCGCCGCCGCGCTACACGGAGGCGAGCCTGGTCAAGGCCCTCGAGGAGCTCGGCATCGGTCGTCCCTCGACGTACGCCGCCATCCTCTCGACGATCATGGATCGCGGATACGTGAGTCAGCGCGGCCAGGCACTCGTTCCGAACTGGATCGCCTTCAGCGTGGTACGGCTGCTCGAGGACCACTTCTCCGAGCTCGTCGAGTACGACTTCACGGCGTCGATGGAGGAGGACCTCGACGAGATCGCGGCCGGTCGCCGCGACCGGCTCGACTGGCTCACGTCCTTCTACTTCGGGAAGGACGCGCACCGCGGACTCCGCCAGGTGATCGACAACCTCGGCGAGATCGATGCTCGCGAGATCAACTCCGTGCACCTCACGGACGACATCACCCTGCGCATCGGCCGGTACGGCCCGTACCTCGAGGTCGCTGACCCCGACGGCACACCCGACGCGGAGACCGGCGTCGTGCCGCCTCGTCGCGTGAACGTTCCGGAGGACCTCGCGCCCGACGAGCTCACCGCCGAGAAGGCGCGCGAGCTCGTCGACGCACCCGTCGTGGGCGACCGCGTCGTCGGCGTCGACCCCGAGAACGGCAAGGAGATCGTCGTCAAGACGGGACGATTCGGCCCCTACGTGACCGAGGTCGAACCCGAGGTCGCATCGGAGCCCGACGAGGCGCCGCTCGCCGACGCGAAGACGGGCGAGATCATCGAGCCGGCCCCGGCCGCCTCGAAGACCGCGACGAAGGCGAAAGCCCCTGCGAAGGGCAAGGCGAAGGCCCCGGCGAAGTCCGCGGCACCTAAGCCGCGTACGGCGTCGTTGTTCAGCTCGATGTCGCCGGAGGAGATCGACATCGAGACCGCGCTCAAGCTGCTCTCGCTGCCGCGCGTCGTGGGCACGGACCCGGAGTCGGGTGCCGAGATCACGGCGCAGAACGGTCGCTACGGCCCCTACCTCAAGAAGGGCACCGACTCCCGCTCGCTCGACTCAGAGGACCTGATCTTCGACATCGAGCTGCCCGCGGCGCTCGAGATCTTCGCTCAGCCGAAGTACGGAGCCCGTCGCGCGAGCTCGGCCCTGAAGGAGTTCGAGGCCGACCCCGTGAGCGGCAAGCCGATCCGTATCCGCGACGGTCGCTTCGGTCCGTACGTCACCGACGGCGAGACCAACGTGACGGTGCCGAAGTCAGAGAAGCCCGAGGACATCACGTTCGAGCAGGCCGTCCAGATGCTCGCCGACAAGCGGGCGAAGGGGCCGGCCAAGAAGCCTGCTCGCAAGGCTCCCGCCAAGAAGCCGGCAGCCCGCAAGGCCCCGGCGAAGAAGAAGTGA
- the tmk gene encoding dTMP kinase: MTTEVSGEGLWITLEGGDGSGKSTQAALLEEWLVGRGRTVLRTREPGGSDVGVAIREIVLHHRGDIDPRAEALLYAADRAHHVATVVRPALERGEVVVQDRYLDSSVAYQGAGRVLDAEEVRSLSLWATRDALPDVTILLDLDETAARARLDRSRTRYDRLEAEKADFHARVRAAFLELASAEPERFLVVDASSPVEEISAAIRDRVAAALRD, encoded by the coding sequence GTGACGACGGAGGTCTCGGGCGAGGGTCTCTGGATCACCCTCGAGGGAGGCGACGGCTCGGGTAAATCCACCCAGGCCGCCCTCCTCGAGGAGTGGCTCGTCGGTCGAGGTCGCACCGTCCTCCGCACGCGCGAGCCGGGCGGTTCCGACGTCGGCGTCGCCATCCGCGAGATCGTGCTGCACCACCGCGGCGACATCGATCCGCGAGCGGAGGCGCTGCTCTACGCCGCCGATCGGGCCCACCACGTGGCCACCGTCGTCCGGCCGGCGCTCGAGCGAGGTGAGGTCGTAGTCCAGGACCGCTATCTCGACTCGTCCGTCGCCTACCAGGGGGCCGGTCGTGTGCTCGACGCGGAGGAGGTGCGGTCGCTGTCGCTCTGGGCGACCCGCGACGCGCTGCCCGATGTGACGATCCTCCTCGACCTCGACGAGACGGCCGCTCGCGCTCGACTCGACCGGTCACGCACCCGGTACGACCGGCTCGAGGCCGAGAAGGCCGACTTCCACGCGCGGGTCCGCGCGGCGTTCCTCGAGCTCGCCAGCGCTGAGCCCGAGCGGTTCCTCGTCGTCGACGCCTCCTCGCCCGTCGAGGAGATCTCCGCTGCGATCCGCGACCGCGTCGCAGCAGCCCTCCGCGACTGA
- a CDS encoding DNA polymerase III subunit delta': MTVWTEITGQRDAVAELARASSISPSSAVVDDAQPPVLDPTVDDAPTASANASSMTHAWLITGPPGSGRSNLAYAFAAALMSPDGLGDEQTIRQVNARTHPDLGVLATENVSFKIEDVRRFATSSYYSPSVGRYRVMVVEDADRMTERTSNVLLKALEEPPVRTVWILCAPSDADMLPTIRSRVRTVRLRIPDVAEVADLIARRDGVDDATAEQAARLAQSHIGMAHRLATDPDARRRRDDTVRTALGIRSVGGAVLAAARMIEVATDDAKAYTASRDAEERESALRSLGVEPGQAVPPALRSQLKALEDDQKRRATRSLRDGIDRILIDLLSVFRDIVMVQLGRPAAVINREFGDEIARAAAATTPARTLETMDEIAVARKRIEGNVAPALALEAMLVSAVR; this comes from the coding sequence GTGACGGTGTGGACGGAGATCACGGGCCAGCGCGACGCTGTCGCAGAGCTCGCCCGCGCCTCGTCGATCTCCCCGAGCTCGGCCGTCGTCGACGACGCCCAGCCGCCCGTGCTCGATCCAACCGTTGACGACGCGCCCACCGCCTCCGCCAACGCCAGTTCCATGACGCATGCGTGGCTCATCACCGGTCCACCGGGATCCGGGCGTTCCAACCTCGCGTACGCGTTCGCTGCGGCGCTCATGAGCCCGGACGGCCTCGGCGACGAGCAGACGATCCGGCAGGTGAACGCCCGCACGCACCCTGACCTCGGCGTGCTCGCGACGGAGAACGTGTCATTCAAGATCGAGGACGTCCGCCGATTCGCGACGAGCTCCTACTACTCCCCATCCGTCGGGCGCTATCGGGTCATGGTCGTCGAGGATGCCGACCGCATGACGGAGCGCACGTCGAACGTGCTGCTGAAGGCTCTCGAGGAACCGCCCGTGCGCACCGTGTGGATCCTCTGCGCACCGAGCGACGCCGACATGCTCCCCACTATCCGCTCGCGGGTTCGCACGGTCCGGTTGCGCATCCCCGACGTCGCCGAAGTGGCCGACCTCATCGCCCGCCGCGATGGCGTGGACGACGCAACGGCGGAGCAGGCGGCACGGCTCGCCCAGAGTCACATCGGCATGGCCCACCGCCTCGCCACCGATCCCGATGCGCGCCGGCGTCGCGACGACACGGTACGCACGGCCCTCGGCATCCGCTCCGTGGGGGGAGCGGTTCTGGCCGCCGCCCGCATGATCGAGGTGGCGACGGATGACGCGAAGGCGTACACGGCGTCGCGCGACGCCGAGGAGCGCGAGAGTGCACTCCGCTCCCTCGGTGTGGAGCCCGGGCAAGCGGTGCCTCCAGCCCTCCGCTCCCAGTTGAAGGCGCTCGAGGACGATCAGAAGCGTCGCGCCACGAGGTCCCTTCGCGACGGCATCGACCGCATCCTCATCGACCTCCTCTCGGTGTTCCGAGACATCGTCATGGTTCAATTGGGACGACCCGCGGCCGTCATCAATCGCGAGTTCGGGGACGAGATCGCTCGCGCAGCCGCCGCGACCACTCCGGCCCGAACGCTCGAGACCATGGACGAGATCGCCGTGGCCAGGAAACGTATCGAAGGGAACGTCGCGCCGGCCCTCGCCCTCGAGGCGATGCTCGTCTCGGCCGTCCGGTGA